A single window of Acidobacteriota bacterium DNA harbors:
- a CDS encoding PQQ-binding-like beta-propeller repeat protein, whose protein sequence is MPNATPIRSTIARRPLVPTMLLAVAAALLAPTTVAAQADAADEFVPVTDAMLQDPAAGDWLTWRRTLDGWAYSPLDRIDRENVGDLRMVWTRALAPGRQEGTPLAYDGVLYMPQASDVIEAIDAATGDLIWAHRRDLPEDVYQYVGGNSRNNRNIAIYDRFIINTSDDSYAFGLDAATGEIAWETQIFDYRETPAGHSSGPIIADGKVISGRSCRPAGGPESCVIVAHDALTGEELWRRRTVPAPGEPGDETWGGVPYEQRVHVGTWMPASYDPELRLIYQGTSVTSPAPKFMLGGVENTHLYHNSTLALDVDTGEIRWYYQHMNDHWDLDHPFERILLDTAVAPDPDAVSWINPRIRPGEVRKVMTGIPGKTGLVYTLDRETGEFLWATPTIAQNVISHIDGATGAVTENAEVIFTAEGQQVLACPNMHGGKDWEAGAYSPLTNTMYMPLRNMCQRLLATTSPDASHRIYALAVRHELAPGTEQLGTVYAISAETGETKWLHQQRAATLSLVATGGGLVFGGDANGRFRAFDQETGEVLWEINLGSPVSGFPISYAVDGRQYIAVGTGPAATTASFLQLTPELRPSNGNNLFVFALQN, encoded by the coding sequence ATGCCGAACGCCACACCGATCCGCTCGACAATCGCCCGCCGGCCGCTCGTCCCGACGATGCTTCTGGCCGTCGCCGCCGCCCTCCTCGCGCCGACAACGGTGGCCGCCCAGGCCGATGCCGCGGACGAGTTCGTGCCGGTGACCGACGCGATGCTCCAGGACCCGGCCGCCGGCGACTGGCTGACCTGGCGCCGGACGCTGGACGGCTGGGCCTACAGCCCGCTGGACCGGATCGACCGCGAGAACGTCGGCGATCTGCGCATGGTCTGGACGCGCGCGCTCGCGCCGGGGCGCCAGGAGGGCACGCCGCTGGCGTATGACGGCGTCCTCTACATGCCGCAGGCGAGCGACGTCATCGAGGCGATCGACGCGGCGACCGGTGACCTGATCTGGGCGCACCGCCGCGACCTGCCCGAGGACGTGTACCAGTACGTCGGCGGCAACTCGCGCAACAACCGCAACATCGCGATCTACGATCGGTTCATCATCAACACCAGCGACGACAGCTATGCGTTCGGACTCGACGCCGCGACCGGCGAGATCGCCTGGGAAACGCAGATCTTCGACTACCGGGAGACCCCTGCCGGGCACAGCTCGGGGCCGATCATCGCCGACGGCAAGGTGATCTCCGGGCGGAGCTGCCGCCCCGCCGGGGGCCCGGAATCGTGCGTGATCGTCGCGCACGACGCGCTCACCGGCGAGGAGCTGTGGCGCCGCCGGACCGTGCCGGCGCCCGGCGAGCCGGGCGACGAGACCTGGGGCGGCGTGCCCTACGAGCAACGGGTCCATGTCGGCACCTGGATGCCGGCCAGCTACGACCCCGAGCTGCGCCTCATCTACCAGGGCACGTCGGTCACCTCGCCGGCCCCCAAGTTCATGCTCGGCGGCGTCGAGAACACGCACCTGTACCACAACTCCACGCTGGCCCTCGACGTCGACACGGGCGAGATCCGCTGGTACTACCAGCACATGAACGACCATTGGGACCTCGACCACCCCTTCGAGCGCATCCTGCTCGACACCGCGGTCGCGCCCGACCCGGACGCAGTGAGCTGGATCAACCCGCGCATCCGGCCGGGCGAGGTCCGCAAGGTGATGACCGGCATCCCCGGCAAGACCGGCCTGGTCTACACCCTCGACCGCGAGACGGGCGAGTTCCTCTGGGCCACCCCGACGATCGCCCAGAACGTGATCAGCCACATCGACGGCGCGACCGGGGCGGTGACCGAGAACGCCGAGGTGATCTTCACCGCCGAGGGACAGCAGGTCCTCGCCTGCCCCAACATGCACGGCGGCAAGGACTGGGAGGCGGGCGCCTACAGCCCGCTGACCAACACCATGTACATGCCGCTGCGCAACATGTGCCAGCGGCTCCTGGCAACGACCTCGCCCGACGCCTCGCACCGCATCTACGCCCTGGCCGTCCGCCACGAGCTGGCGCCCGGCACCGAGCAGCTCGGCACCGTCTACGCCATCTCCGCGGAGACCGGCGAAACGAAGTGGCTGCACCAGCAGCGGGCCGCGACCCTGTCGCTCGTCGCCACCGGCGGCGGCCTCGTCTTCGGCGGGGACGCGAACGGCCGCTTCCGCGCCTTCGATCAGGAGACCGGCGAGGTACTGTGGGAGATCAACCTCGGGTCTCCCGTCTCCGGCTTCCCGATCAGCTATGCCGTCGACGGCCGGCAGTACATCGCGGTGGGCACGGGACCGGCCGCGACCACGGCGAGCTTCCTGCAGTTGACGCCCGAGCTGCGCCCGAGCAACGGCAACAACCTGTTCGTCTTCGCGCTACAGAACTGA
- a CDS encoding efflux RND transporter permease subunit → MSTTRTEPTPQPEAAAKTGPIGYFAENPVAANLMMLVFIAGGLASGLLLPVQNFPAMDLRTVTVTVPSPGSSPREVEEDIVRRVEESVVGLAGVERVVATATEGVGFARIEIATFADADSVLHTVRNAVDAIENFPPQNAERPQIELARLSVEAMTLAVSSSIVSENELRLAAEDVRSELLELPSISLVTLRGTRDREIAIELSEEELRRNDLSTAQVSAAVQRASLNLTFGELRTESGGVVLHTVAKRSIGEEFEDIPLITRLDGTIVTVGDVARIRDGFVDDDIVSEVNGAPAVFVRVDATDRQSIIDIADDIRGWLAGYEPPPDVALSVWDDRAQPAVDRMSAVARNALAGAILVFVLLLLVFDLRAATWIAVGIPFSFIGSLLFFGPAGLTLNLGTLIGFFLMVGLVVDDAVVVGESIITERDKGRRGAAAAAAGARAVMGPITIGVCTTLLAFVPFLFVTTPVIQLVYVFTYVAFIVLSVSLIEAFFILPAHLSHDERWSLEPLRTLQDRVCAGIDAMRDRTVAPAVSWSVRHVSSTLAGGAALVLFALLLLGSETVRVIVFDAETNPTENVQVDLRLPVGTPFGTTRAAAEQVVDAAYAMNEQLPGVSFDSLGMLVGNVVSSGTSTVTDPEDPNGSHLASVQVKLNERPVRQASPAQMERAWRRNMGALPQVERMEIRTTGVRPRPTVAYALQHDDAETLGKAAAELQAFLATIPGVYEIADSLSLGKRHIEIELTPAGEAAGLTPAAIGMQLRANFHGMEVQRIQRGHEELRVMVRYPHERRRSLRELADERVRRAGGGEMPLSMAANLTESRELAALMRINGIRTATVEARTDAAVITPDQARRRVVQEIVPELRAKYPGLTVGPEGGERDERAMVETLGLLVPVVLIAMYALMAAFLRSYWKPLVAVAGFPMSFAGAVLAHWVLGWDLGAMSFLGLIAVFGVVVNDALVLLDRYNTIRLENAMLPAIAAASAAARIRFRAVLLTTATTVLGLSPLLYERSDDLIFVVPFVVSMIGGLILSGAFTLLVLPALVMIAEGASE, encoded by the coding sequence ATGAGCACTACACGCACCGAACCGACGCCTCAGCCGGAGGCTGCCGCGAAGACCGGTCCGATCGGCTACTTCGCTGAGAATCCCGTCGCCGCCAATCTGATGATGCTGGTCTTCATCGCGGGGGGGCTTGCATCGGGGCTCCTGCTCCCGGTTCAGAACTTCCCCGCCATGGATCTGCGGACCGTCACCGTCACCGTACCGTCGCCGGGCTCATCGCCGCGGGAGGTGGAGGAGGACATCGTTCGCCGCGTGGAAGAGAGCGTGGTCGGTCTGGCCGGTGTAGAGCGGGTCGTGGCCACCGCCACCGAAGGCGTGGGCTTCGCCAGGATCGAGATCGCGACCTTCGCCGATGCGGACAGCGTACTGCACACGGTGCGGAATGCGGTGGACGCCATCGAGAACTTCCCGCCGCAGAACGCGGAACGGCCGCAGATAGAGCTGGCGCGGCTGTCCGTCGAGGCGATGACGCTCGCCGTCTCGTCGTCGATCGTGAGCGAGAACGAGTTGCGACTGGCGGCCGAAGACGTACGCAGCGAACTGCTGGAGCTGCCGTCCATCTCGCTGGTGACGCTCCGTGGCACGCGTGACCGGGAGATAGCAATCGAGCTCAGCGAGGAAGAGCTGCGGCGCAACGACCTGTCGACCGCCCAGGTGTCCGCCGCGGTGCAACGCGCATCCCTCAACCTGACGTTCGGGGAGCTGCGCACCGAGTCCGGGGGCGTGGTGCTGCACACCGTCGCCAAGCGCAGCATCGGCGAGGAGTTCGAGGACATTCCGCTCATCACGCGGCTCGACGGGACCATCGTGACGGTGGGCGACGTGGCCCGGATCCGCGACGGGTTCGTCGACGACGACATCGTCTCCGAGGTGAATGGCGCGCCGGCCGTGTTCGTGCGCGTCGACGCGACCGACCGGCAGTCGATCATCGACATCGCCGACGACATCCGGGGCTGGCTCGCAGGCTACGAGCCGCCGCCCGATGTCGCACTCAGCGTCTGGGACGACCGGGCGCAGCCGGCCGTCGACCGGATGTCGGCGGTTGCGAGAAACGCGTTGGCCGGCGCGATCCTGGTCTTCGTCCTGCTCCTGCTCGTGTTCGACCTGCGCGCCGCAACCTGGATTGCGGTCGGCATCCCGTTCTCCTTCATCGGCTCCCTGCTGTTCTTCGGTCCGGCCGGCCTGACCCTGAACCTCGGGACGCTGATTGGCTTCTTCCTGATGGTCGGCCTCGTCGTGGACGACGCCGTGGTGGTAGGCGAGAGCATCATCACCGAACGCGACAAGGGCAGGCGTGGGGCGGCGGCGGCCGCCGCGGGCGCCAGGGCGGTAATGGGTCCGATAACCATCGGCGTATGCACCACGCTCCTCGCGTTCGTACCGTTTCTGTTCGTGACCACGCCCGTGATCCAGTTGGTCTACGTATTCACGTATGTCGCGTTCATCGTGCTCTCCGTGTCTCTCATCGAGGCGTTCTTCATCCTGCCGGCCCATCTTTCGCACGACGAGCGCTGGAGTCTGGAGCCGTTGCGTACGCTTCAGGACCGTGTATGCGCCGGGATAGACGCGATGCGCGATCGTACCGTGGCGCCGGCCGTGTCTTGGTCCGTGCGCCACGTCTCGTCGACGCTCGCCGGCGGGGCCGCGCTGGTGCTGTTCGCCCTGCTGCTGCTCGGCAGCGAGACGGTTCGCGTGATCGTCTTCGATGCGGAGACGAACCCCACCGAGAACGTGCAGGTGGACCTGCGTCTGCCGGTCGGCACGCCGTTCGGGACGACCCGCGCTGCGGCCGAGCAGGTCGTGGATGCCGCGTACGCGATGAACGAGCAGCTTCCGGGAGTGTCGTTCGATTCGCTCGGCATGCTCGTCGGCAACGTCGTGTCGTCGGGAACGTCGACGGTGACGGACCCGGAGGATCCCAACGGCAGCCACCTTGCGAGCGTGCAGGTCAAGCTCAACGAGCGGCCGGTCCGTCAGGCGTCGCCCGCGCAGATGGAACGGGCGTGGCGCCGGAACATGGGTGCGCTCCCGCAGGTGGAGAGGATGGAGATCCGGACCACGGGCGTTCGTCCCAGGCCCACCGTCGCGTATGCGCTCCAGCACGACGACGCGGAGACGCTGGGGAAGGCCGCCGCCGAGTTGCAGGCCTTTCTGGCGACGATTCCGGGCGTCTACGAGATCGCGGACAGCCTGTCGCTCGGCAAGCGCCACATCGAGATCGAGCTCACCCCGGCCGGCGAGGCGGCGGGACTGACGCCGGCCGCGATAGGCATGCAGTTGCGCGCCAACTTCCACGGCATGGAGGTCCAGCGGATTCAGCGCGGCCATGAAGAACTGCGGGTCATGGTGCGGTACCCGCACGAGCGGCGCCGCAGTCTGCGGGAGCTGGCCGACGAGCGCGTCCGCCGGGCGGGCGGCGGCGAGATGCCACTGTCCATGGCGGCGAATCTGACCGAGAGTCGCGAGCTCGCGGCGTTGATGCGCATCAACGGCATCCGGACCGCAACGGTGGAAGCGCGAACGGACGCGGCCGTGATCACCCCCGACCAGGCGCGTCGCAGGGTAGTGCAGGAGATCGTCCCGGAGTTGCGCGCGAAGTACCCCGGCCTGACCGTGGGGCCGGAAGGCGGGGAGCGTGACGAGCGCGCCATGGTGGAGACGTTGGGATTGCTGGTCCCCGTCGTGCTCATCGCGATGTACGCGCTGATGGCGGCGTTTCTCCGGAGCTACTGGAAGCCGCTGGTTGCCGTCGCCGGTTTCCCGATGTCGTTCGCCGGCGCCGTCCTCGCGCACTGGGTGCTCGGGTGGGATCTCGGCGCCATGTCGTTCCTCGGGCTGATCGCCGTCTTCGGGGTCGTTGTCAACGATGCCCTGGTGCTGCTGGATCGCTACAACACGATTCGCCTGGAGAACGCGATGCTCCCGGCCATCGCGGCGGCGTCCGCGGCGGCGCGCATCCGCTTCCGGGCCGTGCTCCTGACGACCGCGACCACCGTCCTGGGGCTGTCTCCCCTGCTCTACGAACGCAGCGACGACCTCATATTCGTCGTCCCGTTCGTCGTGAGCATGATCGGCGGCCTGATCCTGTCGGGAGCCTTCACTCTCCTCGTCCTGCCCGCGCTCGTGATGATTGCCGAGGGAGCCAGCGAATAG
- a CDS encoding efflux RND transporter permease subunit produces MPAGNRLGNVPAQAERTGHGGEQPRSARGVMNRAIGWLARNPVAANLLMMLIVVSGFTGAAAVTEEVMPEIDLRRIGIRVPYLGAAPEEVESGVVVRIEEAVQNIDGVRQIVSTASEGGASVIVELESGADSQRVLDEVTNNVQAITTFPVETEKPIIRELISRNQVTDIAIAGATDVATLKSIAERVRDGLFALPEVGQVEIVSVPPYEISIEVSEVALRRHRITFDQVADAVRRSSLDLPGGSVRSARGEILLRTVGQAYRGEDYESLVLWTRPDGSRLLLGDVATVVDGFAETDQRSRFDDVPAVTVSVYRSGEQSALDVAAGVRSYVRRADAWLPAGITLTIWQDQSEVLTDRLAIMLGNGAAGFVLVFVVLTLFLDIRLAFWVSLGIPICFLGALALMPNLGVSLNMVSCFAFILVIGIVVDDAIIVGENIHRHQQRHADSLRGAIEGAREIGKPVVYAVLTTAAAFLPLLFVPGVFGALFQVVPLVVLPCLLFSLLESLGILPAHLAHGRRRDRAGPWRRFQQHIAGVLGWIVRRGYEPALDAALRWRYVTAAIGLSTLILSGGVALGGWTSFQFAPSVENEFMTASITMPLGTPAAATSAAVARFEAGAARLRARLEAETGVDYFRHVATTIGDQPVQASGGGGLGRIDADLVAASHVGEITIELAPTETRSHTSEQLGILWREETGRVAEAVAVDFHTSLLSSGEDVDVELSGRDLERLREAADALKGRLAEYAGVYAIADSMRTGKAEMRLAIRPAAETLGLTLQDLGRQVRQAFYGEEAQRIQRGRDDVRVMVRYPREQRRSLGNLENMRVRTPEGGEVPFSQVALVEPGRGIASIRRIDRSRAVNVTASVDPQVASTSDLIADLRERILPEVLAEFPAVFYTFRGNQEAQEEVVSGLQVGFVLALILIFGLLAIPLRSYAQPLIIMGAIPFGLVGALWGHLVMGLDVTVTSVLGFVALTGVVVNDSLIMVDFINRERNLPAGTGAPESRPPSAPQSAPAGLEHAIRQAGGQRFRPIVLTSLTTFAGLAPMMADRSMQAAFLIPMAVSLAFGVLFATVITLFLVPIAYAILDDLQRLPRLVSASLGAAPRMSRPASDA; encoded by the coding sequence ATGCCGGCCGGGAATCGACTCGGGAACGTGCCCGCGCAGGCGGAACGAACCGGTCATGGTGGCGAGCAGCCGCGGTCGGCGAGAGGCGTCATGAATCGCGCGATCGGCTGGCTGGCCCGCAACCCGGTTGCCGCGAACCTCTTGATGATGCTGATCGTCGTGAGCGGCTTCACCGGCGCCGCGGCGGTCACCGAAGAGGTGATGCCGGAGATCGATCTCCGGCGCATCGGAATCCGGGTGCCCTATCTCGGGGCGGCGCCGGAGGAAGTCGAGTCCGGGGTCGTCGTTCGCATCGAGGAAGCCGTCCAGAACATCGACGGCGTGCGGCAGATCGTGTCGACCGCGTCCGAGGGCGGCGCGTCGGTGATCGTGGAGCTCGAGTCCGGCGCCGACTCGCAGCGCGTGCTCGACGAGGTGACGAACAACGTCCAAGCCATTACGACATTTCCTGTCGAGACGGAGAAGCCGATCATCCGCGAGCTGATCTCCCGCAACCAGGTGACGGACATCGCCATCGCCGGCGCCACCGACGTCGCCACGCTGAAGTCGATTGCCGAGCGCGTGCGTGACGGGTTGTTCGCCCTGCCCGAGGTCGGTCAGGTCGAGATCGTGAGCGTTCCACCGTACGAGATCTCCATCGAGGTCTCGGAGGTGGCGCTGCGCCGGCACCGGATCACGTTCGACCAGGTGGCGGACGCGGTGCGACGCTCCTCGCTGGATCTGCCCGGCGGCTCGGTACGCAGCGCACGCGGCGAGATCCTGCTGCGCACCGTCGGGCAGGCCTACCGCGGCGAAGACTACGAGAGCCTGGTGCTCTGGACCCGTCCGGACGGCAGCCGCCTGCTGCTGGGCGACGTGGCCACCGTGGTCGACGGCTTCGCGGAGACCGATCAGCGCTCCCGCTTCGACGACGTCCCCGCCGTCACGGTGTCGGTCTACCGCTCGGGCGAGCAGAGCGCGCTCGACGTCGCGGCCGGGGTGCGCAGCTACGTCCGGCGGGCGGATGCCTGGTTGCCCGCAGGGATAACGCTGACGATCTGGCAGGACCAGTCCGAGGTGCTGACCGACCGTCTGGCGATCATGCTGGGCAACGGCGCCGCCGGTTTCGTCCTCGTGTTCGTCGTCCTGACGCTGTTTCTGGACATTCGCCTCGCCTTCTGGGTCAGCCTCGGGATCCCGATCTGCTTTCTCGGCGCCCTCGCCCTGATGCCGAACCTGGGCGTGAGCCTCAACATGGTCTCGTGCTTCGCCTTCATCCTGGTCATCGGGATCGTGGTCGACGACGCCATCATCGTCGGCGAGAACATCCACCGCCACCAGCAGCGGCATGCAGACAGCCTGCGCGGCGCCATCGAGGGAGCACGCGAGATCGGCAAGCCGGTGGTCTACGCCGTCCTGACGACGGCGGCGGCGTTCCTGCCGCTGTTGTTCGTACCGGGCGTTTTCGGGGCGCTGTTCCAGGTCGTTCCGCTGGTCGTTCTTCCCTGCCTGCTCTTCTCCCTGCTCGAGTCGCTCGGCATCCTGCCGGCCCACCTGGCGCACGGCCGGCGCCGCGACCGGGCCGGCCCGTGGCGCCGGTTTCAGCAGCACATCGCCGGCGTACTCGGGTGGATCGTCCGCAGGGGCTACGAACCGGCCCTGGACGCCGCGCTCCGCTGGCGCTACGTCACGGCGGCCATCGGGTTGTCCACGCTGATCCTCAGCGGCGGCGTCGCGCTCGGCGGCTGGACCAGCTTCCAGTTCGCCCCGTCGGTCGAGAACGAATTCATGACCGCCTCGATCACGATGCCGCTGGGCACGCCGGCCGCGGCCACCTCGGCGGCGGTCGCGAGATTCGAGGCGGGAGCCGCACGGCTCCGCGCGAGGTTGGAAGCGGAGACCGGCGTCGACTACTTCCGGCACGTGGCGACGACCATCGGCGACCAGCCGGTGCAGGCGAGCGGCGGTGGTGGCCTGGGACGGATAGACGCCGACCTCGTGGCCGCCTCCCACGTCGGCGAGATCACCATCGAGCTGGCCCCCACGGAGACACGCTCGCACACCAGCGAGCAGCTCGGCATCCTGTGGCGCGAGGAGACCGGCAGGGTCGCGGAAGCGGTCGCGGTCGATTTCCACACGTCGCTGCTGAGCTCCGGGGAGGACGTCGACGTGGAACTGTCCGGGCGGGACCTCGAACGTTTGCGGGAGGCCGCCGACGCGCTCAAGGGGCGGTTGGCCGAGTATGCGGGCGTCTATGCGATCGCCGATTCGATGCGCACCGGCAAGGCGGAGATGCGGCTGGCTATCCGTCCCGCCGCCGAGACGCTCGGGTTGACGCTGCAGGACCTGGGACGCCAGGTCCGGCAGGCGTTCTACGGCGAGGAAGCGCAGCGCATTCAGCGCGGGCGGGACGACGTCCGCGTCATGGTGCGCTACCCCCGCGAGCAGCGGCGCTCGCTCGGCAACCTGGAGAACATGCGCGTCCGCACGCCGGAGGGTGGCGAGGTCCCCTTCAGCCAGGTGGCGCTGGTAGAGCCGGGGCGCGGCATTGCCTCGATCCGGCGCATCGACCGCAGCCGCGCCGTGAACGTGACCGCGTCGGTCGACCCGCAGGTCGCGTCGACCTCGGACCTCATCGCCGATCTTCGGGAGCGTATCCTCCCCGAGGTGCTCGCCGAATTCCCCGCCGTGTTCTACACGTTCAGGGGCAATCAGGAAGCGCAGGAGGAAGTCGTGAGCGGCCTGCAGGTGGGGTTCGTGCTGGCGCTGATCCTGATCTTCGGGCTGCTCGCGATCCCGTTGCGGTCGTACGCGCAGCCGCTCATCATCATGGGCGCCATCCCGTTCGGCCTCGTCGGCGCGCTGTGGGGCCATCTGGTGATGGGGCTCGACGTCACGGTCACGTCGGTGCTCGGCTTCGTCGCCCTGACCGGCGTCGTGGTCAACGACAGTCTGATCATGGTCGACTTCATCAACCGGGAGCGGAACCTCCCCGCCGGAACCGGTGCCCCGGAAAGCCGCCCGCCCTCTGCGCCGCAATCCGCCCCGGCCGGTCTCGAGCACGCCATCCGGCAAGCCGGCGGCCAGCGGTTCCGTCCCATCGTCCTCACGTCCCTGACCACCTTCGCCGGCCTGGCGCCGATGATGGCCGACCGCAGCATGCAGGCGGCGTTCCTGATCCCGATGGCGGTCTCGCTGGCCTTCGGCGTACTGTTCGCCACCGTCATTACGCTGTTTCTGGTGCCGATCGCGTACGCGATCCTCGACGACCTGCAGCGCCTGCCGCGGTTGGTGTCGGCATCGCTCGGAGCCGCGCCACGCATGTCCCGTCCTGCTTCCGACGCCTGA
- a CDS encoding response regulator: MKDSSAALRRQIQSLEERVSRLSAAVLRISSSLDLDTVLQEVVDSACALAGARYGVITTVDDAGNVQEFVTSGFTPAEKQQMVDWSEGPRLLKHFCDLKAPLRLSDLPVYVRALGFSSDLMRSKTMLGTPMRHRDDHVGIFFLAEKEGAREFTDADEEVLMLFASQAATAIANARAHRDERRVRADLETLIETSPVGVVVFGGAGEPVSFNREARRIVEGLNMPGRPPEELLELVTCRRADGREVSLAAFPMAQQLNSAETVRAEEMTLSLPDGRSVTTLVNATPIRTADGAVESMVVTLQDLAPLEELERVRAEFLSIVSHELRTPLISIKGSATTVLDASPPPEPAEMLQFFRVINEQADRMRGLIGDLLDHGRVVTGTLSVSPEPAEVAALVDQARNAFLSGAATRVVSIDLPEDLPRVMADRTRIVQVLNNLLSNAARHSPESLPIRVAAERDGVHVAISVADKGRGVPAEELPRLFRKHAAAPGEWARGAGLGLAICKGLVEAHGGRIWAASGGLGRGTQFTFTVPVAEEADAAAAGPARPRLRSPRQGQEPKCILVLDDDPQMLRYVREALTRAGYSPVVTGDSAELADLIRTHRPALLLLDLLLPETDGIELLERVPEVGDLPVIFISAYGRDETIVRALDAGAADYIVKPFSPSELTARVRAALRRRAEPEPFVLGELTIHYDERRVAVANRPVELTATEFELLRVLSVNAGRVLTYDALLRQAWGKRGRGASDPKLVRAVVKRLRRKLGDSAASPAYIRNERGVGYRMPESGGL; the protein is encoded by the coding sequence GTGAAGGACAGTTCCGCCGCACTGCGGCGACAGATACAGTCGCTCGAGGAACGCGTCTCCCGGCTGAGCGCCGCCGTCCTGCGCATCAGTTCGAGCCTCGACCTCGACACCGTTCTGCAGGAGGTCGTCGACAGCGCCTGCGCCCTGGCCGGCGCCCGTTACGGGGTTATCACGACCGTTGACGACGCAGGGAACGTCCAGGAGTTCGTCACCTCCGGCTTCACCCCGGCCGAGAAGCAGCAGATGGTCGACTGGTCCGAAGGGCCGCGGCTGCTCAAGCACTTTTGCGACCTCAAGGCCCCGTTGCGGCTGTCGGACCTGCCCGTCTATGTCCGCGCGCTCGGCTTTTCCTCCGATCTGATGCGGTCGAAGACGATGCTGGGCACGCCGATGCGGCATCGCGACGACCACGTCGGCATCTTCTTTCTCGCCGAGAAGGAGGGCGCGCGAGAGTTCACCGACGCCGACGAGGAGGTCCTGATGCTGTTCGCCTCCCAGGCTGCGACCGCCATCGCCAACGCTCGCGCACACCGCGACGAGCGGCGGGTGCGGGCCGACCTGGAGACCCTGATCGAGACCTCGCCGGTGGGCGTCGTGGTCTTCGGCGGGGCTGGCGAGCCGGTGTCGTTCAACCGCGAGGCGCGGCGGATCGTCGAGGGCTTGAACATGCCGGGGCGCCCTCCCGAAGAGCTGCTGGAGCTGGTCACCTGCCGGCGAGCCGACGGGCGCGAGGTCTCCCTGGCGGCGTTTCCGATGGCGCAGCAGTTGAACAGCGCCGAGACGGTGCGCGCCGAGGAGATGACGCTCTCGCTTCCCGACGGCCGCAGCGTCACCACCCTGGTCAACGCCACGCCGATCCGTACGGCGGACGGGGCGGTGGAATCGATGGTGGTCACCTTGCAGGACCTGGCGCCGCTGGAGGAGTTGGAGCGGGTGCGCGCCGAGTTCCTGAGCATCGTGAGCCACGAGCTGCGGACGCCGCTGATATCGATCAAGGGCTCGGCGACCACCGTGCTGGACGCCTCGCCGCCACCCGAGCCGGCCGAGATGCTGCAGTTCTTTCGGGTCATCAACGAGCAGGCGGATCGGATGCGCGGCCTCATAGGCGACCTGCTCGACCATGGACGCGTCGTGACGGGCACGCTGTCGGTGTCGCCCGAGCCGGCCGAGGTCGCCGCGCTGGTGGACCAGGCGCGCAATGCCTTCCTGAGCGGCGCCGCCACGCGGGTCGTGAGCATCGACCTGCCGGAGGACCTGCCGCGGGTAATGGCCGACCGGACGCGGATCGTCCAGGTTCTCAACAATCTCCTGTCGAACGCGGCGAGGCACTCCCCCGAGTCGTTGCCCATCCGGGTCGCTGCCGAGCGCGACGGCGTGCATGTGGCGATCTCGGTGGCGGACAAGGGCCGCGGCGTCCCGGCCGAGGAGTTGCCGCGCCTGTTCCGCAAGCACGCTGCGGCGCCCGGCGAGTGGGCGCGCGGGGCCGGTCTGGGCCTGGCCATCTGCAAGGGGCTGGTCGAGGCGCACGGGGGCCGCATCTGGGCCGCGAGCGGCGGCCTGGGGCGTGGCACGCAGTTCACCTTCACGGTGCCGGTGGCCGAGGAGGCAGACGCCGCGGCTGCCGGCCCGGCGCGGCCCCGGTTGCGATCCCCGCGGCAGGGGCAGGAGCCGAAGTGCATCCTGGTGCTCGACGACGACCCGCAAATGCTGCGCTACGTTCGGGAGGCGCTGACCAGGGCGGGGTACTCCCCGGTCGTAACCGGCGACTCGGCGGAGCTGGCCGACCTGATCAGGACGCACAGACCCGCGCTGCTGCTGCTGGACTTGCTGCTCCCCGAAACGGACGGCATCGAGCTGCTGGAGCGCGTCCCCGAGGTGGGCGACCTGCCGGTGATCTTCATCTCGGCCTACGGTAGGGACGAGACGATTGTCAGGGCGCTCGATGCGGGCGCCGCCGACTATATCGTCAAGCCGTTCTCCCCGTCGGAGTTGACCGCGCGGGTGCGGGCCGCCCTTCGCCGACGGGCCGAACCCGAGCCGTTCGTGCTTGGGGAACTGACCATCCACTACGACGAACGCCGGGTCGCCGTGGCCAATCGGCCGGTGGAGCTGACGGCCACCGAGTTCGAGCTGCTCCGCGTGCTCTCGGTCAACGCGGGGCGGGTACTGACATACGACGCGTTGCTGCGCCAGGCATGGGGCAAGCGGGGTCGAGGGGCCAGCGACCCGAAGCTCGTGCGCGCGGTCGTGAAACGGCTCCGCCGCAAGCTGGGCGACAGCGCGGCCAGCCCCGCTTATATTCGCAACGAGCGCGGGGTCGGCTACCGCATGCCCGAATCGGGCGGCCTCTGA